The Anaerotignum propionicum DSM 1682 sequence TCGGGTGCAATGACCGATACGATATCCCCACTTTGCAGCTTGCCGGAAAGACCATTTGAAAAATTTTTAATAGTAATGGAAATAGCCTGCTTACTGCCATCCAAGTTATATAGATAGGCATTTTCTACAGCAGGAACTTGTGATACCTTGGTATTTAAAATATAATCCCCAATGGATAAATCAGCGGTTGCGTAGGTGCCAATGACGGTATCTTTATTCTTAATGATATTTTCAGGCAGGTTGTACCCTCCTACTTCAACCATCTGTACCATATCACTTGTAACTTCATCTCCTGCCTTAATTTCCTTTGCCACACGTACAATCTCTGTCTTTTGGCTCATTCCTTTATTGAATAAGGGTGTAACACCAAAACAAATAAGGAGCGATAGCACAATGCAAATCACTCCCACAACCGTTCTATTTTTCAAAATATTCATAATTTTCTACCTCCTTAGAATGATGATGTGTCTTTTCTCTTTTTTCTTTCTTTAATCACTTTGGGCATAAATGCAAGTGCTGTGACCATAGGAACAATGACCCACAGTGCAATAAAACATTTGTTATTTCTGCTTTTACTCATAGCATCAGTCCTCCAAAATTCATAAAATATGTTACTAAAAAGCCAATGGTTAAAAAAGGAGCAAGAGGCATTGGAAACTCCTTTGCCTCTTGCTTTGTAAGCTTTCGCCTGTGCTTTAAAATAATAAATACTGCCAGTTCAAGGGAAAAGGCAAGGATAACGCCATATGCTGTGGCAGTAAAGCCAAGAACAAGGCTTACAGCGGCAGTGAGTTTAATATCTCCACCGCCAAGCTGTTCTGGGCAAATCCATGCGGCGGTTATCCATAAAATCATTGGAATGCCAAGTCCCAAAAGATTTTCCGCCTTAAAATTCAGCAGTGCACAGAGGGCAACTCCTACACAAAACAGTGGTGGAATCTCTCTTTTTTTCACATCTTCCACAGACACCAAAATCAGCAGAAAAGAAAAAAGCACCGCCTGTGCGATGCCGTTAGCCTGCCCGTTAGCCTGCATAGTTGAACATTTCCTTAATTTTGGTTTCCAGAGTGGGTATAACCACATCACCAAACAATGCATAAAGTCCTGCTAGTAGCAGGCCACCCAAAACTACAGCAATGAGTATTTTGACTGCCGAATCAACATAATTCTCGCCACGGTTGTTACTAACGGCAAACTGCATTCTTGTAGACTGCATCATAAAAAATGAGTACATCCGTGCTGATTTTTTCTTTACATAGCTAAAGCCTTTTTCTATTGAATTTTTCATTAAAAGTCCTCCCTTATTCAAAATAATAATCGACGGTGTAAGTTATGTTAGATTTGTTGTACATGCAATTATGGTTTGTGTAGTAGTAGAATTCCAATTTGGAATATAGTCCACTGTTTAGACTTCGTTCAAAAGTGATACCGTTATTCGTTGTTTCATAGTCAAGCTGATCCCATGCTTCTGTAAGTATGTTATACCCTCTAACTCTGCCGTAATCGTTACCGCTGTGACCCGATACAGGGGGAACGGTAAAGGTATATCCCGTGATAGTAGCTCCTTCAATGCCATTTTCCAAAATGGTAGAGTCTGGGCCTGACAAAGTCATACCGCCCGAACCGTTTGAATCAGCAACGAAGAACATAATGGCAGCCCAAGGAGATTCTGCTCCTGCACTATCTACAGCCTTGACTCTCACTACATTTTTGCCTAAAGGGTACACTGCCGATTCCGATGGTCTGTTCTCCCATACATAGGTGATGGCATCTCCATCTGCATCACTGCTTTGTGCTGTGATGATTACTGCAGTTCCGGGTGTAACGCTGTTTCCATTAGGAGTTCTGGTAATCACAGGCCGTTCCGGTGCAGAGTTTGCTACAGTGAATGTCTTTTCCGACCACGGAGAATAGGAGCCTACTGCATCTTTTGCACGAACCTTTATGGTGTATGTACCTACTGCATAGTAGCCATCTGCATTTTTGCCCTGCCATTCAAGCACAGTTGTATCTCCATCTGCATCCGCCGCTGTAGCAGAAATGTTCACTAAAAATTTGCCATCTTTCACTGTTCTGGTTGGGGTTACTGTAAAGTTTGTAATAGTCGGTGCACTGCTTGCAATTGTAAACGTCTTCACAGCCCACTGGGAATACGCCCCTGCAGTATCTTTTGCACGAATCTTCACAGTATGTGTTCCTACCGCATAGTAACCGTCTGCCACTTTGCCTTCCCACTCAAGCTCAAATTTATCTCCATCTGTATCCGCCGCTGTAGCAGAAATATTCACCAGAAATTTACCATCTTTCACTGTTCTAGTGGGAGTTACTGTAAAGTTTGTTATAGTCGGTGCTACGTTTACCACAGTAAAGGTTTTTACCGCCCACTGAGAGCACTCTCCTGCAATGTCTTTTGCACGAACCTTCACGGTATGTGTTCCTACCGAATAGTAACCGTCTTCCACTTTGCCGTCCCACTCAAGCTCAAATTTATCTCCGTCTGCATCTACCGCTGTAGCAGAAACATTCACAAGAAATTTACCATCTTTCACTGTTCTAGTGGGAGTTACTGTAAAGTTTGTAATGGTCGGTGCACTGTTCACTACAGTAAAAGTTTTCACTGTCCAATCGGAATACGCCCCTGCAATATCTTTGGCACGGACCTTCATCGTATGGGTTCCTACTGCATAATAACCGTCTGCCACTCTGCCATCCCACTCAAGTTCAAATTTATCTCCGTCTGCATCAGCCGCCGTGGCAGAAATGTTCACCAGAAATTTGCCATCTTTCACGGTTCTGGTTGGGATTGCTACAAGATTTGTGATAGTCGGTGCAGTGTTGGTCACTGTGATTTCCTGGGTACACCTACTCTCTCTGCCAAGAATATCAGTTGCAACAGAAGTAAATACAAATTTACCGGTATTTGAAATTGAAATATTTCCACCTTTTTCAGTCAGTGCTCCTGTATAGCTTTCTGTTTCGCCATTTTTGGTAAGTGCCCAAACAATCGATGCATTTTCAGTATGCTTTGCATTTGAAATCGTCACTGGAAAACTATTTCCATAGTGAACATCTGACGGCATTGTGAAAGTAAAATCCAATACCGGCATAATTTTGATTTCTTCACTGTGGGTATAGCTTCTTCCTAAAAAGTCTGTCATGGTTGCCGTTAAAACAAACTCACCATATTCCTTGAAAGTCACCTTTCCACCAAGTGCATTCAATGTTCCATCAAGCACTTTGCTTAAAGAGACAGCCTGACCGTTTTTATTCAGCGACCATTCCACTGGGAGGGCATTGTTATGCCCGCTTGTTCTCAGGTCAATTGTAGTATCGGTGTAAGCCACTTTCGGTAGGTTGAAGTCAATTGTCAGCACTGGCAAAACCTCGGTTGTTTTCTTTGGCTCAAAAAGGAATACTCTGCCTGTTTCATCAGTCACTCTGGCAACAAGCTCGTAAATTCCTGCCCGCTTAAACTTGATATTTCCTCCTGCATCGGAAAGCGAACCCTCCACAAAGGTACTCCAATCTTGATAACCAAAGCTGTTATCTACAAGCCATTTAATGGTGAGCCCATCCAAATCTGTGCTTTTTACCGTTATTTCAATTCCTGTATCCGTATGTGCATATTGCGGTTGCGTATAGCTGACCGTTGGCACAGGATACACCTTAATTTGCTGTTCATAGGAATAGGCTCTCTGTCCGTCATCGGTAAAGGAAGCTTTCAGAATATAAATTCCTTTTTCCTTGAAACCCACCTCCCCACCTTCATTGGTCAAATCCCCACTGATAAATTCAGAAAGCTGTACATCTTTACCGTCTTTATTAAGAGACCACAAAGCAGTATGGTTTCCGATTTCGTTTAGTGTTGCTTCCACATTTACTGTATCATCGGTGTGGAGAACAGATGGTAGATAAAAACCAACAGTGCCAACAGGATATGCAGTTATTTCTGCCGTATCTATAAAAATTCGCCCTGTTTTATCAGTTAGTGTAGCTGTAATCTGATAAACACCCTTTTCCTTGAAACGAATATTGTTTTCTCCAAGGCTAAGTTCACCCTCAATGAAATTTTTAATATCTACGGGTTCTCCATCTTTCTTAAGTGACCAATTTACGGTCATCTCCTCAGCGTCTTTTGTCTGAACATGGAAAGCAATGGTTTTGTCTGTATGGGTAACAGACTGCAAGGTCAAATTGATTTCTGCAACAGGATAAATATCAATATTCTTTGATACCGTACAAACCTTACCAAGCTCATCGGTAATCGTTGCAGTAAGTTCATAACTGCCTTTGCTGTTAAACTGCACCGTTCCCCCTTTATTACCAAGTTCTCCTGTAACGGCATTTTCAAGCTTCACTGCCATACCATCTTTTATCAGATACCATACTACAAGGTTTTGACCAAGATTTTCTGTTTTCAAATCCACAGCAATGCTGGTGTCTGTATGTGCTGTTTGTGGCATATAGAAGTCTGCCGTCACCACAGGGTAAACTGTAACGGTTTGCTCACAGGTGATTTCCTTTCCAACACTATTTTTTGCTGTTGCAGTAAAGGTGTATGTCCCCTTTTCCTTGATTTTGACAATACCGCCGTTTGACTTTAGTTCTCCCTCCATAACGTCAGGTATTTCCACGGAAATACCATTTTTCAAGACAGCCCAAGCTACTGCGCTTACATTCTGGCTTTCGCTTTTAATATCAATTTCTTCTCCCACATACACTGTTTCGGGAAGAATGAAACTAAACTGTGGCTCAGGCACATAAGATGCACCGCCACTGCCTCCATGGGAGTTTTTCCCCTCTGGATTTTCAATCACAGAACTTTGTTCTTTCTCTCTCTTAATCTGTTCGCTGGCTTCTTCCTCTTTTACAAGCATTTTAAAGGCTTCTGCACGGGTTGCACTGCCACCCGGTTGCATCGTTCCATCGGGATAACCACTAATAATGCGATATTTCTTCCCCATGCAAACGTAGATCTTATCCTCGCTTTTAATCAACTGTGCATCGGTAAAGTCAAGTTCACAGATACAATCTGTACTGTGATTTTCTGTCCCCAATGCACGAACCAGCATTTTCACCATCTCCAATCTGGTAATCGGCTCATCTGGGGAAAATTGTTTTTCTGGATATTCTTCTTCTAAAATAATATCAAGGCTGGTCAACTTGGTGATGTTTTTTTCCGCCCAATGTCCCTTGATATCAGTAAAATCAGAAGGTCTATTGACTGCACCATCTTTATTCCTTTCTATTTTGCGGTCAACCAGTGCTGTAAATTCTGCTCTTGTTATGATTTCATCGGGATGACAAAGGCCATCGGGAAACCCAGATATCACACCCTCATCCGTCAGCTTTAGGATGGCGTCCTCTGCCCAATGCCCTAAACTGTCTTGAAATATTGGCTTTTCTGCATATACACTCTCACTAAACATTACTAGTACAAGACAAATAATCAAAAATAGAGAAGTTGTCTTTTTTAGGTTCTGTTTCATACCATCCCTCCGTCAGCCAGCATAATTGAACATTTCCTTAATCTTGGTTTCCAAGGTTGGCATCACCACATCCCCAAATAATGCATAAAGTCCTGCAAGAAGTAGTCCTCCCAAAACCACAGCAATAAGTATTTTAACGGCACTGTCTACGTAATTTTCACCACGGTTATTGGCTGCTGCAAACCGCAGTTTTGCAGACTGCAATATAAAAAACGACTGTACCTGCATTGCCTTTCCCTTTAAAAAAACCACTGCCTTTTTTACTATATTTTTCATTGTATATCCTCCTAATTTCACATGGTCATCGTTGGAGCACTGCTTTGCTCCTGTGTGGATGTCTCTTGTTTTTGCTCCTGCTTTTGAGACAATGCCTGTTCATATGCACCCATCACTGCTTGGTCAAATTCCTTTCTTGCTTCTGCGGTGCAAGGAAAACAAATATCCTTGTATTCTCCGTTTCCTGCTTTGTAGCTGGGCATGGTAACAAATAGGCCTTTACTGCCATCCTTCACCTTAACACCCCGAATGACAAAGGCTTCATTAATATTCACAGTTGCCGTTGCCTTTAAAGTACCTTCTGCTCTTATGCTTTGGATTTTCACATCATAGTTAAGCTGGTTGTTTTTCTTCATATTCATCATCCTTTACATTTTTATTGACATGTCCTGTTTCGGCTGTTCGAAGTCAATCTCCTTAAACCCAATTCGGTCTACATAATGAAAAACACTCCCTTCGTCATCATAAAGTTCCACTACATCGGACATGGACAGGGAATGCCCCTCATAACCGTGAGGGTGGTCAATATTGAATTTGGTATAGATCCCCTCTAAATCGTTGGTAGCAAGCTCGCCATCATAAACGGTTTCATAATTTTCAATCCTTGGTTCACCAAATTTCTTTTGGCTCTCTTCCAAAGAAATAAACCGCAAATCAAAGTCCGAATCGGCTTTTAGCTGCCAGATTCGGACTCTTTTTAGTGGCTTGCTTTCCCCATTTAATTCTGCCAGCTTTTCACCCCTGGAAAGCCGTTCAAATACACCGTCTGTCCAAGTGGCTGAGAGATTTTTCTCGGCCAGCCATTCTTTCAGTTCTTCCCTTTGAAACATGGTATCCACCACTGCATTTTGCTCTTTTACATATCCAGCTGGATTACCGTAGTAGTAAATAAAGCCCTTTTTGATTTGTATATTACTCATTTTTTACCCCCTTACTGCATTTCCATTCCCCCCATGCTTTGACCTTCCACCATGCTCACTCCCATCTCCTTTCGCTTTTCAACTGCCCAGTCAGGTAGGTGTTCCGCTTTTAATTCTCCAATAAAATCTGAGCGTTCATACTGACAACGCTCACCGTCAGCCAGAAATCGTCCGAACACCTTTCTTCCACTAGCTGTGGGAGAACAGCCAAATCCGCTCTCACACAAAACAAGCTGGTCTCGAGGATTTTTATACTCATCCTTGAGGTTCGTGGCACGAAGCACCATCACCTTCCCCTCAAAGTTAAGCCCCGTGGCATCGTTACAATGTTTTGCTTCCCACAAATTCAAGGCTTGGTAGGCTCGCCTTGCCTGATTGATAAAGCCCTCCAGCACTGCAGGGTGACTATCCACTGCATACTCCAGCCGTTTATCAAAGCCCTGAATCTTATCGGGTAGAATAAAAAAACTATTTGCCCACTCCTTATTGTCACGAGAAAACCTGCCGTCATAACTTTTTTGCTGTACTGAATTAGCAAGAACAAAATTAACTCTGTCATAGCCAAACTGAGAAATCACTTGCTCTGCCGTGTTTTTTTCAAGCCTTAGGCCATCGAAATGTTGACTGATGGCTTTTTCAATGGCATTTTTACAATCTACATTTGCTTTATGGGATTCCTTGTATAAACTTAGCTCCTTATTTCCCTTTGCAAACTGAAAACTATAAGGATATACATAATTCTTATCCATGAAGAAATTCCCCCTTTACAAGCAATGCATCCAGCTCGCCCATACAAATTCCATAGTTTGAAAGCAATTCACGAATATCCTCGGGAATATCTGCAATATCATGGTCGTATTCTGCCTGTTCCACACGGACAATTCCGCTGTCTTCCTCAGCAAAGGCAATCAGCTTTGCATCCTTTGGAATCCCTGCGACTTCCAACATATAATTGGGAATCTTAATATTTTCTGTATCCATTTCCTCACAATGGCCGCAATCCTCACAAGTACCACAATTTTTCGCCAATGTAGCAAGAAGATTTTGAGTGACTTCCGCAAGGGTTGCAATGGTTTTTACCATATCCAATGCCGTCATTCTTGCTCTTGTCAGAATCACAAGACGATCTAATGCAGTAACAACTACTTCATCTCCTAAATTTGCAAATTCAATCATTTCGTTTTCAACAGTCAATCCTTGATGTTCTAATTTTTTCATGTACATTTCCTCCTAATCCTCTTTTAAGTAATATTCAAACTGTTCATCCTCGTCGTCCAAATCAGAAAAAAGATTCATTTGAAAGCTCAAATCCTTTATAACCATCTTCTTTGGATCAAAATTTGTAATAATCACTTCTCTATACTCCGCACCTCCTTCATAACGCTGAGCCAAGTTATTAATACGGACAACTGTGCGAATATGAAAATCCTTATACAACTCCCTGATGTACTCACAATCGTTATAGGACACCATCCAAAGTCCCTTGCAAGCTAAAAGAGTATCCCGAAGTCTTACGTGATTTTCTTTTGCAAAACCCACAGCGTAATGCCCCTCTGTTCCAAAGTAAGGCGGATCACAGTAGATGAATGCTCCCTCCCTGTCATACTGTTTAATGAAGTCCTCAAAATCTTTGTTTTCTATAACAACGTCCTTTAATCGTTCTGAGGCTTCCCATATGATTTTGAAACACTTTCGAATATCACATGGCTGACCACCAAAGGATGTTGTACTACTGCCATAGCTGTACTTTATCAATTTGAAAAAAGCGGCTGCTCTTTTTACTTCATAGAGCTGGGATTTCTTTTCATATAAAAGCTTCATTTCATCAACCGACGGAGGAGGGATAAATTTTTCTGCCAATTCCAGCTCCTCAGCCATATAGGCATCTGTAAATTCTTCCTGTTCAATAAACTTTCTCAAAACCCCAAATTCACCTCTTGAACACAAAGGTAAAAACCCAAGCTCTTTTAGAAAAGCAAGGGGACGTTCTTTCACACATAAAAAAAGGTTTACAAGATTTGAATTAAAATCGTTGTAAACCTCCATGCAGTTCTTTCTCTGCCTTTTCCCAAAGAGTACCCATCCACCACCTCCAAATACTTCTATATAACGTGTATGATTTTTAGGAAACAGCTTATATAATAGCTTTCTTAAAGCCTTTTTCCCACCAATCCACGAAATAAAGCTATTCACTTATCAACCACCTTCCTTCCAAGAAGCAAAAAAGACCGACTGCTTTCCTGCCTAAGCAGAGAAACAATCGGCCTTAAATTTGTTCTTTATCCCCTATTTGTTCTAAAAAATGAAGCTTTCCAAGAACAGTGATCAGTGTCTGCGTAGCATGATACCCATTGTTGTAAAAGTCTTTGATTGCAAAAATTCCATAATGCACATAAGGCTGCATTGGAAGAATCCTTTGATGTTTATCACGGTAGACGTATTTTTTATCAATCAGAAATTGAGTAAACGCCATTGGCTTTAGCCCTAATTCCTTGGCAGTGGTGCGAAAATCAGTGAGCATTTCAGAATCAATCAATTTATCAAAATATTTCCCCTTGGGTACAAGGGTTGCAACCTCATTTTTTAGTTTCTTGTTTTTCTGTGTTTCAAGTAGAAGCTGTTTTAAAAGCAATTCCAAGCTTTCAGGATTTGCCATAATCTCACCAAGCTTTGGCATGGTAATATAAACTCCATGTTTTCTAATGGACGGCAAAACTTCCGTGGTTACCCAGCGTTTAAACTTTTTGGCAGTTGGCAGCTTACTGGAGAAAATAAGGGAATAAAGACCACTTTCGTTGATTGCTATCATTACTCGATTTTGCCTGCCGTCGTGAATTGCGACGCCAGCCTTATCTTCCTTCTCCACATGTTTGGAAAGGCTGTCTCTGGTATTGGAATATCCTAATATTTCTGCCGCATCTTTTCCCACAAACCAAGGTTCTCCGTCAATTAATAAAGTTCTTATTTTGCCGAATTCCTCTTTTTCAAAAATCATAAGTTCATGCATTCACACTCTTCCTTTCCACAAAAACACCGACAGAATGATATTTTTACATCATCCTGTCGGCTGTTTTAAAACTGTTCTCTTTCATTCAGAGTTTTTTCCTACATCACTTCTTTCACTGGCTTATACCCCCAATCCATTGGGAATCCATAAACTGCTCCTCCTGTGGTTTGGAAAGCACCTTGAAGTGATCCTCGTTATGTGACTAACCGCATAACGAGGATTATGCATTGCAAATAAAAATGTGAAGCGATTCGTATCGAACCCCTTTGTTGTATTAAGTTTAAGAGAAAAGACTTTGCATAATATACTTGGAAAAGGTGATACTAACCAGTGTCAAACTAATGCAGGAGGTACACTGATTGGAATCATTAACAATAACTAAGCTAATAGAAAAGGCTCACGAAAATTTACTAAAGCAAAACCCAAGCGAGAGATATATCAGGCGGCATAAGCACATTTGGAAGCTCTTCTCAAACTATGCCCACAAGCATAAAATCACGTGTTTTAGCTCAGAACTGGTAGGCTGTTTTTTAAAAGAAGAATTGAATATTGAGTATACAGATGAAAATTTAAATGGTAATATATCTGTCCATGATTTTGAGACATTTGTCCGTCCCTTGCTTATGCTGTCTATTTTGCAATCAGGAGGAACAATTCTCCGTATATCCAAATTTAACAGAACAGAGGATATAGAATATTACCGAGAAATCATGAAGCATTATGAAGAACTTTGCCAAAAGCGGAACAACAGTAAATCCACCATTAATGCAAAATTATATACTATTCGTCCCTTTTTACTCCATCTTGCACAAAGCGGAATAGCAGATATTGCTCAAATGAAAGCTGAGCACATTCACCAGTATACAATTTTCATTGCGGCACGCGCGCTAAAATCCATAAATCAGAAAATGTGTCATCTTCGCACATTCATTGAATTTCTGTACGAGCAAAAATATATTTCCACGGATTTATCAAAATGTGTCCTTAAAGCACAGAAGCCTCGCCCACGCCTGGCACAAACATGGACAAAGGAAGAAATTGAACGAATTTTAGGGGTGATTGAGCGCGGAACATCTGTTGGAAAACGTGATTACGCAGTTTTTATGCTTGTTACTCAATTAGGGTTGCGAACCGGAGATATCGTAAATATGACATTTGATAATTTACTGTGGGCAGAATGCAAAATACGTTTCATACAGGATAAAACCGGTAAACCACAAGAATTACCGCTTACTGCTACTGTTGGAGATGCAATTATTGATTACTTGAAATATGGCCGCCCAAAGGATGATTGCTCGCAATATGTCTTTGTTCGCCACGCTCCTCCCTTTGGTAAAGTGAAAAACTTCTGGTATGTCATGCAAAAATATTTACGTGATGCACATGTTCCTGTCTGCACGGAGAAGCCTCACGGTTTTCATACCTTTCGCTTTACCTTGGCTACACGGTTACTGGATGAAGAAATACCGATTGAAACAAAATCTGCAATACTTGGACATTCAAGCTCTGACACCACCAGAATATATCTGCGTGCAGATATTAACAAACTTCGCCAGTGTGCACTGAACCCGGAGGCTGTGTATGGCTAAAGAACGCAATCCGATTAGAACATTTGAGTATACCGGGCCTATTGGCAAACATTTAGAAGCTTTCATTTCAGAAAAAAGAGCTGTTGGATTTAAATACAGTGCCGAAGCTTTTCGTTTGCGTGAGATAGATCGCCTCTGTATTGTATTGAATACGCCCCCTGACTCATTGCCACGCAATCTTGTCCTTGAATGGGGATTGAAGCGCTCCCATGAATCTCATAAAACATGGCAGAGTCGTCAAGTTGTAATGCGCCAGTTGACTGAGTATTTCATAAATCATGGTCTGGATACGCATTTGACAACGATTGAACCTCTCCACAAGGAATACGATTTCGTTCCCTATATTTTTTCGGATGATGAAATTGCAAGGATTTTTAGTGCGGCAGATGCGTTAAAGTCATACACCTGGTCTCCACAAAGGCAAGAGGTGCTATCGCTGCTGTTTAGAATACTGTATTGCTGCGGACTGCGATTGGGGGAGGCTTTATCTCTCAAATTAAAAGATGTTGATCTGGAAAATGGAGTTCTAACAGTAATTGATGGAAAAAACAGAACCGATCGCTATATCCCTATGTCGCCGGAGCTTACTCAAAGATGCCGTGCTTTTTCAGCTAAGATGCATCAAGAGCATACACAAGACAGTGTGTTTTTACCGGCTCCTGACGGCGGTTTCTATTCAAAGGGAAGTATGCAATATGCATGGAGTCAGCTATTAAGAGCTGCAAATATCCCGAGAACCGACAATGGTCCTCGTATTCATGATTTACGCCATACCTTTTCTGTTTCATGCCTAAAAAACTGGGTCCGTAACGGAAAGGATTTAAACGCTATGCTGCCAGTGCTTTCCGCATATTTAGGCCATAAACGGTTAAGTGCAACCGGGCATTATTTAAGATTGACGGCAGACATGTACCCGGAGGTTGTTTCAGTATTTGAAGCTAATTTTGGTGGTGTGATACCGGAAGGAGACTATTTGCATGAGGAAGACTGAGAATCTGTTTCCAAAATTGTTAGCCGATTTCCTTAGTATCTACCTGCCTTCACAGCGCAATTACAGTAAAAATACAATTTCTTCTTACTGTGATTCATTTAAATTGTTGCTGAAATATCTGAAGGATGAGCAAAATTTGAACTCGGATCAGATTACGTTTAAGGTCATTAACGCAGATTGCATTCTTGATTTTCTCAGTTGGTTGGAAACATCCCGTAACTGCTCAAGATCAACGGTTAACCAACGGTTGGCGGCAATTCATTCATTCTTTAAATATGTTCAAACAAGCCGCCCGGAACTTATATCCCAAAGTCATAGTATTTTAGAAATCCCATTGCGTAAAACACCATCACCGATGATTGCATATTTAACGCAGGAGGATTTGCAGTTAATTCTTTCTCAGCCCAACGCTACAAAAAAATCTGAACGGCGCGATCTGGTGCTTTTGTGCTTGCTTTATGATACAGGATGCCGGGTGCAGGAACTCGTGGACTTAACCGTTTCCTCAATACGGCTTGAACCTCCGGCACAGATTAAGCTTCATGGAAAAGGTGACAAAACCCGCATTGTTCCGTTGATGTCCAATACTACTAAGCTGCTGCGTAATTATATGACAGAGCACAAGCTTGGTGAACCCCACACCTTACAATATCCATTATTCTGCAATCAAAGGAAAGAACCGCTTACCAGAGCCGGAGTAACTTACATTCTAAAAAAATACGCTGATATGGCAAGAACAAAAAGTTCATCCATCCCACCCAATGTTACACCTCATGTTATGAGACATTCAAAAGCAATGCACATGCTGGAAGCCGGGATAAATATCGTCTATATCAGAGATATATTAGGCCATGTGAATATTTCGACTACGGAGGTTTACGCAAAGGCAAATCTTGAAATGAAACGAAAGGCATTGGAAAAAGTTTCACTTATCCCTGAGCATGATGTCTCTCCGAGCTGGACGGGCGATTCAAATCTTTTAACTTGGCTCGAAGACTTTGGCAAATCTCTTAGCTAAAATTATGTGAAGTGTTTTTGGAAATGAGTAAGCATTTATGCCATTTCCAAGATTACACTTCACATTTTTATTTGCAATGCATAATCCTCACCTATTACAATGCCAAGGGAACGTCCATTGTCCCACTGCATATGCAAAGTTCCTATGTCATCAACTGAAATCACCTCGCCTTGTGTTCCTGCAAGCACGGGAGCATACGAATCATCCATATCTGAAGTAAGCTCAAGCCTTGTGCCCACTGGGTACTGTTCTTTGATTTTTTCAATATATTCTCTTGAAAATCCTCTCATTTTAAATCCCTCCCC is a genomic window containing:
- a CDS encoding SpoVG family protein → MKKNNQLNYDVKIQSIRAEGTLKATATVNINEAFVIRGVKVKDGSKGLFVTMPSYKAGNGEYKDICFPCTAEARKEFDQAVMGAYEQALSQKQEQKQETSTQEQSSAPTMTM
- a CDS encoding DUF6133 family protein; this translates as MQVQSFFILQSAKLRFAAANNRGENYVDSAVKILIAVVLGGLLLAGLYALFGDVVMPTLETKIKEMFNYAG
- the cpaB gene encoding Flp pilus assembly protein CpaB, with the protein product MNILKNRTVVGVICIVLSLLICFGVTPLFNKGMSQKTEIVRVAKEIKAGDEVTSDMVQMVEVGGYNLPENIIKNKDTVIGTYATADLSIGDYILNTKVSQVPAVENAYLYNLDGSKQAISITIKNFSNGLSGKLQSGDIVSVIAPDYRKQGATIIPPELKYVEVISVTAPNGYDANTGEQIKGEDERELPSTVTLLVTPEQGNVLAELEADGTAHLSLVYRGVPEKAQEFILAQDEVIAKIYHPELTETTDEENAVDASVENSQTVGNTSEED
- a CDS encoding S-layer homology domain-containing protein, with the translated sequence MKQNLKKTTSLFLIICLVLVMFSESVYAEKPIFQDSLGHWAEDAILKLTDEGVISGFPDGLCHPDEIITRAEFTALVDRKIERNKDGAVNRPSDFTDIKGHWAEKNITKLTSLDIILEEEYPEKQFSPDEPITRLEMVKMLVRALGTENHSTDCICELDFTDAQLIKSEDKIYVCMGKKYRIISGYPDGTMQPGGSATRAEAFKMLVKEEEASEQIKREKEQSSVIENPEGKNSHGGSGGASYVPEPQFSFILPETVYVGEEIDIKSESQNVSAVAWAVLKNGISVEIPDVMEGELKSNGGIVKIKEKGTYTFTATAKNSVGKEITCEQTVTVYPVVTADFYMPQTAHTDTSIAVDLKTENLGQNLVVWYLIKDGMAVKLENAVTGELGNKGGTVQFNSKGSYELTATITDELGKVCTVSKNIDIYPVAEINLTLQSVTHTDKTIAFHVQTKDAEEMTVNWSLKKDGEPVDIKNFIEGELSLGENNIRFKEKGVYQITATLTDKTGRIFIDTAEITAYPVGTVGFYLPSVLHTDDTVNVEATLNEIGNHTALWSLNKDGKDVQLSEFISGDLTNEGGEVGFKEKGIYILKASFTDDGQRAYSYEQQIKVYPVPTVSYTQPQYAHTDTGIEITVKSTDLDGLTIKWLVDNSFGYQDWSTFVEGSLSDAGGNIKFKRAGIYELVARVTDETGRVFLFEPKKTTEVLPVLTIDFNLPKVAYTDTTIDLRTSGHNNALPVEWSLNKNGQAVSLSKVLDGTLNALGGKVTFKEYGEFVLTATMTDFLGRSYTHSEEIKIMPVLDFTFTMPSDVHYGNSFPVTISNAKHTENASIVWALTKNGETESYTGALTEKGGNISISNTGKFVFTSVATDILGRESRCTQEITVTNTAPTITNLVAIPTRTVKDGKFLVNISATAADADGDKFELEWDGRVADGYYAVGTHTMKVRAKDIAGAYSDWTVKTFTVVNSAPTITNFTVTPTRTVKDGKFLVNVSATAVDADGDKFELEWDGKVEDGYYSVGTHTVKVRAKDIAGECSQWAVKTFTVVNVAPTITNFTVTPTRTVKDGKFLVNISATAADTDGDKFELEWEGKVADGYYAVGTHTVKIRAKDTAGAYSQWAVKTFTIASSAPTITNFTVTPTRTVKDGKFLVNISATAADADGDTTVLEWQGKNADGYYAVGTYTIKVRAKDAVGSYSPWSEKTFTVANSAPERPVITRTPNGNSVTPGTAVIITAQSSDADGDAITYVWENRPSESAVYPLGKNVVRVKAVDSAGAESPWAAIMFFVADSNGSGGMTLSGPDSTILENGIEGATITGYTFTVPPVSGHSGNDYGRVRGYNILTEAWDQLDYETTNNGITFERSLNSGLYSKLEFYYYTNHNCMYNKSNITYTVDYYFE
- a CDS encoding DUF6133 family protein, with amino-acid sequence MYSFFMMQSTRMQFAVSNNRGENYVDSAVKILIAVVLGGLLLAGLYALFGDVVIPTLETKIKEMFNYAG
- a CDS encoding prepilin peptidase; translation: MQANGQANGIAQAVLFSFLLILVSVEDVKKREIPPLFCVGVALCALLNFKAENLLGLGIPMILWITAAWICPEQLGGGDIKLTAAVSLVLGFTATAYGVILAFSLELAVFIILKHRRKLTKQEAKEFPMPLAPFLTIGFLVTYFMNFGGLML